The Rhizobiaceae bacterium genome contains the following window.
GCTGTCATACCAATGCGGCGCTGCGCCGCCTCTCCCATTGACGCGCATGGCCGTGCCGCGTAACTCGCATTTGAGGATTCAGGGGATCAGCTGATGGCGATGGAAGCCAGGGGTGCGGACTTCGGCGGTGGCGAGGACGTGCGCTTCGAGCATTTGGGCGCTGCCGGGATCATCACGCTCACCCGGCCGAACGCGCTGAACGCGCTCAACCATCGCATGGTCAAGGCCATTTCGGCGGCGCTCGGCGCATGGGAGCGCAACGCCAATGTCGCGCTGGTCGTCATCAAGGGCGAGGGCAGGGCGTTTTCGGCGGGCGGCGACCTCATGGCCATCTACAATGGCCGCGCAAATCCTCCGGTCGAGTTCTTCGCCGACGAATATCGCCTGAACGTCCAGATCGAGAAGTTCCGCAAGCCTTACATCGCCCTGATCGACGGCATCGTCATGGGTGGCGGCGTCGGGCTTTCCTTCCACGGCTCGCACCGGGTGATGACCGAGAACGCCCAGTTCGCAATGCCGGAGGTCGGCATCGGCTTTTTCCCCGATGTCGGCGGCAGTCATCTCCTGCCGGACCTTGCCGACAATTTCGGCATGTATCTCGGCCTGACCGGCACGCGGATCAAATGGGGAGACGCGCTGTGGTCGGGACTGGCCACGCATCCGGTCAAGTCCGAACATCTCGGCGCGCTTCTGGAGATGCTCGCGCGCAACGGCGAGGCCGAGGGCGTGCTGCGCAATTTTTTCACCATGCCGCCGCGTGAAACGCCGCGCGAGATCTGGGAGAAGATCGACGGGTGGTTCGGCGAGCCGACGCTCGACGCAATCTTTGCAGCGCTGGAGAAGAACGCCGGCGACGCGGAGGCCGACAAGATCCTTGCAACGCTCAGGACCAAATCGCCCACCAGCCTGCGCGTCACCTTCCAGGAAATCGCACGCGGGCTGTCGCATTCCATGGAAGAGTGCATGAGAATGGAGTTCCGCATCGTCAACCGCATGCTGGCGGGCCATGATTTCTACGAGGGCATCCGGGCGGCGATTGTCGACAAGGGGGCGACGCCGGTCTGGGATCCGGCATCGATAAAGCAGGTCTCGCAAGCCGATGCCGATGCCTATTTCGCGCCGTTGCCGGGGGGAGACCTGACGTTTTGAACGCCTTCTCCACACGCCGCGCCCGCATCGAGCCGTCAAGCGCGGAACTTGCGTTCGTGTGGTTCCAGCGCGTGATCGCGGGCTACTGCCTGCTGTTCGGCGTTCTCTACTGGATCAGGCTGATCGGCTATCATCCCGGCATGCTCTGGCGCTTCGACCTGATGCCGATCTACTGGCAGGTGGCCAGCGTCTGCCTCGCCTGCTTCTTTCCCTTTGCGGCCATCGGCCTTTGGATGACCGCATCGTGGGGCGCGGCGGTGTGGTTCATCTGCGCCGTGGCCGAAACCGCGATGTATGTCGTCTATCCGCATATATTCGGCTATCGGCTGCCCATCGTGGGCGCCCATGTCGCTGCAATATCCATCTATGCGATCCTCTGGTACCTCGTCTATCGCGGGCGCAAGGCCGCGCAGGACGAATAGCCGGCTCGGCAAAAGTTAAGAAAGTTTGCTCGACAAACCCTTTCTTAACCCTGTTTGGAAACCTCCTCTTTTTAACCTTCCGTTAACGCTGGCGTTTAAGTCGAATTTTATGGGTGGCGGTTACCGTTCGGGACAAGGTGGCACAAAAACAAAAAGCCACCGGGCGACAAACGAAAGGTAATAACCATGATCAACTCGCGTCCGGCGGCGACACCCGCCCCCGCGTCTGGCGATCGCCGTGAGGCTATTCGCACGCTATACATGGAATCTCTTCAACTTGTTGAAAGACTTCATCGCCGTTTGCTTGATGTCATCAAGGATGAATTTGAGCGCAACGGCCGGTCGGACATCAATGCGATCCAGGCGCTGCTGTTGTTCAACATCGGCAATGCGGAGCTGACGGCGGGCGAATTGCGCTCGCGCGGCTACTATCTCGGCTCGAACGTGTCCTACAATCTGAAGAAGCTGGTCGATCTCGGCTTCATCAATCACCAGCGTTCGCGCATCGACCGCCGCTCGGTCCGCATCAGCTTGACGCCGAAGGGGCAGGACATCGCGGAAGTCGTCGGCAAGCTCTATGAGCGCCATATCGGCTCCATCGAGCAGGTCGGCGGCATCAACCAGGACGAGTTCAAGCAGATGAACCGCGCGCTCCAGCGGCTCGACCGCTTCTGGAACGACACCATCGCATACCGCATGTGATACGCAGCGCCACGTTTTGCCTGTCGCCCGACGGCGCCTCCGGCAGGAGGCGCCCGCGGGTGCCCTGCGTTGCTATTGTGTCACGCTTTGCGTGGCTTGCTCGCGGCTTTGCCGTCGCTCACATGCTTGTGGGTTGAATGGGCCTAACTAAGGCCATAATCACATGGCTACGCAGATTTCATCGAGGGAAATCACGCCTATAGGCTGGCGGCGCATCGGACAGGCCGCTCCGCGTGAAGGCGCACGGTGAATTAATGTTAAGGTTGACGCTTTAAAAACGCCCGACCTACATTCCGTTACAGGTGGACGCAGTGGATTTGAACAAGAGCAGACGCTTCTTCTTGGCTGGAACGGGAGCGCTCGCGCTTTCGGCAATCGCTCGTGGCGCGATGGCGCAGGAACAGGACTTCCTTCTCGACGTGTTGGCATCGCCGCGTCGCGGAAACTGGGACGACACGTTCGACGCGCAGGTTTCGGCCAGCGGCCAGCAGACCAAGATTTCCACCACCCTCCCGATTTTCTCGCCGCAGACCATCGCCTACACGCAACAGGCGATCAACGACTACCGCAACCTCGCCGCGCAGGGCGGCTGGCCGCAGGTGCCGTCAACCAAGAAGCTGCAGATCGGCGTGACCGATCCGGATGTGCAGGCGCTGCGCCAGCGGCTGATCGCGTCGGGCGACCTCGCTCGTGAAGCCGGTGTCTCGTCCGCCTTCGACACCTATGTCGATGCGGCGTTGAAGCGGTTCCAGAAGCGCCATGGCCTGCCTGCCGACGGCGTGACCGGCAAATACACCTTTGCCGCCCTGAACATTTCGGCGCAGGTGCGCCTTGGCCAGCTTGAGACCAATCTTGTGCGTCTCCAGTCGACCCCCGATCTCGGTCATCGCTATGTGCTGGTCAACATTCCCGCTGCGCAGGTCGAAGCCGTCGAAAACGGCCGCGTGGTGCTGCGCCATACCGCCATTGTCGGCAAGATCGACCGCCAGACGCCGGTTGTGAACTCCAAGATCAACGAAATCATCATCAATCCCTACTGGAACGCGCCGGAATCGATCATCCGCAAGGACATCATTCCGCTGATGCGGAAGAACCCGAATTACCTGACCGACAACAACATCCATATCATCGGCCCGGACGGGCAGGAGATTCCGCCGGAATCGATCGACTGGAACACCGAGGAAGCCGCGCGCTACCGCATGCGGCAGGACCCGGGCAAGATCAACGCGATGGCATCGGTGAAGATCAACTTCCCGTCGCCGGACGGCGTCTACATGCACGACACCCCGACGCAGAGCCTGTTCAACAAGCTGATGCGCTTCGACTCTTCGGGATGCGTGCGCGTGCAGAATGTGCGCGACCTCGTGACCTGGATCCTGAAGAACACGCCGGGCTGGAACCGCCAGCAGATCGAGGCCGCGATCAAGGCGGGCGAGAACAATCCCATCTCCGTTGCGGACCCTGTGCCGGTCCACTTCCTTTATGTCTCGGCATGGTCCACCGGACCCGGCGTCGTGCAGTTCCGCGACGACATTTACGGTCGCGACGGGGTGGACGAGCTGCAGATCACTTCAGCGCTCTAATGCTTTGAAATTAAACAGAAAGCCGTCCGAAAATCCGGGCGGCTTTTTTCTTGTCCATTCTTCCGGACCCCTTCCGCGCGAGGCTGACTTTGACCGACATTTCCGGCAGGTTGCGTATTGGCGTACTGTTCGGCGGCCGTTCCGCCGAGCACGATGTCTCGGTGCTGTCGGCCACCAATGTCATGAAGGCGCTGTCGCCGGCCCGGTACGAAGCGGTTCCGATCTATGTGGCGCGCGATGGCCGATGGCTCCTCAGCGCATTTGAAAACGGCGTGCTGGCAAAGCCGTTGGACGGAAAGAGACTCGCTCTGCTGCCGGGCGGGCAGGGGCAGGGGATCGTGCTTGCCGAAGACGGCGCGACGGCGCTTTTTCCGAAAATCGACATCCTCTTTCCCGTCCTGCATGGACTTCATGGTGAAGACGGTGCGGTGCAGGGCCTTGCGGAGGTTTGCGGCGTGCCGCTGGCTGGCTGCGGAATACTCGGCTCGGCCAACGCGCTCGACAAGGATATCGCAAAGCGGCTGATGAAAGAGGCGGGCATTCCCTCGGCGGAAGCGGTCACGATTCATCCGGGCCATGCGCCCGCCTTCGAGGAGCTTCGACAGGCGCTCGGCCTGCCTGTTTTCATCAAGCCCGCGCGGCAGGGGTCATCCGTTGGCGTCAGCAAGGTGTCGACCGCCGCAGAGTACGATGCCGCGCTTGCCGAAGGTTTTCGCCACGACAACAAGCTGCTTGCCGAAGCATTTATTCAGGGCCGCGAAATCGAATGCGCCGTTCTGGAAGATGAGGATGGCGCGTTGTTCGTGTCGCGAACCGGCGAGATTGTCCCGGCACAGAGCCACGGGTTCTATACTTATGACGCCAAATATATCGACGAGGACGGCGCGGCGCTGAAGGTGCCGGCGGAACTGCCGCAGGAAGTCGAGGACAAGGTGCGCGCGCTGGCGCTGCGCGCCTTTCGGGCGCTCGGCTGCGACGGCATGGCGCGCGCGGATTTCTTTGTCACTCCGGACATGCGCATACTGGTCAACGAACTGAACACCATTCCGGGCTTCACCGACATCAGCATGTATTCGAAGGTGATGGGCGCGAGCGGTGTCGGTTATGCCGAGATCATCGATCGCCTTGTCGCCCACGGGCTGGCTCGCGCGGGACGCAAGCTTTGAGCCCGATGTCGGCCTCGTAAAATCCGCTCGCAAAATCCCCCGTTTCGGGACAGAACTGTTGCATTCGATCTTGCCCGCAAAGGCAGCGCGCGAAGCATGCCGACAGTCACGCTCATTCTGCTTCTGCTTCTCATGGTCGCGCTGTCCGGGGTGATAGTGCGCTTCATTCCCGTGCCGTTGCCGATCGTGCAGATCTTACTCGGGGTTGTGCTTGCGATCCCGGCGCGCGGCTTGCAGGTTGAGCTGAACCCGGAAATCTTCATGCTGGTGTTCATCCCGCCGCTGTTGTTCCTCGATGGTCATCTGGCGCCGAAGCGCGAATTTCGCGAGTTTCTGGGGCCTATCCTCAGCCTGGCGTTCGGACTGTCGCTGTTTACCACCATCGTGTTCGGCTATGCGCTGAACTGGCTCATCCCTGTGGTGCCGCTGCCGGTGGCATTTGCCCTTGCCGCCGTGTTGTCGCCAACCGATCCCGTCGCCGTCGGCTCGATCATCGACAAGGACGGCTTTCCGGGCCGGGTGCGCCATGTGCTCGAAGGTGAATCGCTTCTCAATGATGCCACCGGCCTTGTCATATTTCGGTTTGCGGTGGCGGCTGCGCTGACCGGGCAGTTCTCCTTCACCGATACGGCGGCAAGCTTTGTCGCTGTCGTCGCCGGCGGGGTGTTCTGCGGTGTGGCCACCTTCTGGGCGACGGCCTTCCTGCTCGGTCTTATCACCAAGGCCGGCGACGTTCGCCCGCAGGTGCAGGTGGTGCTGCTGCTTCTGCTGCCTTTCGCTGCCTATCTGCTCGCCGAGTTCCTCGATGCGTCCGGCATCCTCGCCGCCGTCTCGGCCGGGCTGTCGTTCAGCGCGGCGGGTTTCCTTGCCCTGCAGCGAATGCCCATCAGCCTTCCTCTGACCGCGCCCGCGCGCATGCAGAATGCAGCGCTCAACGAGCTGGTTTCCTTCGTCTTCAACGGTGCGATTTTTATCGTGCTCGGCCTCCAGCTCCCCGAGATCGTCCGCAGGACGCCTCCTGAACTGTCGATCTACGGCTCCTCGCCCGAACCGATTCTGGCCGTCATCATCCTCACCCTGATCCTGCTTCTGATCCGCTACCTCTGGATCGACAGCATTTCCTCGCTGCGGGGGCTTGTCCATCGCCGGCGGGGCACGAAATACGAACACCTGACGCTGGTGGGCAAAATCATCATGGCGCTTGCGGGCGTGCGCGGCGCGATCACGCTCGCGGGCATCCTTTCGCTGCCGCTGTCACTGCCGGACGGATCGCCCTTTCCGGCGCGCGACGTCGCCATCTATATCGCGGCGGGCGTCATCATCTGCTCGCTGGTGATCGCCAGCCTGACCCTTCCTGTGCTGGCGCGGAAGATGCCTCTCGAAAGCGGAGACGTGGCCGCGAACGAGGAGCGGCTGGCGCGGGTGACCGCCGCCGAAGCTGCCATTCGCACGATCGAGGAATTGGCGGGGAAGCCGACCGACGACGCTTCCGAGGTCGAGGCGCGTCGGGCCGTGGCATCGCAATTGATCTCGCTCTATCGGCAAAGGATCATTGCCGTGCAGGGAGATACGCCATCTGCCAGCGAAACGTCGCCCATTCTTTCAGAGATGCGCGAGGCAGCCCTTGCCGCCGAGCGGATTGCGCTGCTGCAACTGACCCGCGACGAGAAGATCAACGACACCACGATGCGCCAGGTCATGGCCGAAGTCACGATGCAGCAGGCGCTGCATCAGGACAACGGCAGGCGCAAGCGGTAGCAGTCGCAAAAGAGCAAGCGAAATTCGGATTGCGGCGGTGACTTGCGACGGCAGTGCGTGCTAAGGCGCACGCCAGTAATTCGAAAGCCCGGGCATTGCTCAGGAGGGAACTTGGATGGCACAGGCAGGCACGATTTCCAACGCCGATACTTTCTTCACCGCTCCATTGGAAGAGATCGATCCCGAAATCTTCGGCGCGATCCGCAAGGAGCTTGGCCGCCAGCGTCACGAGATCGAACTGATCGCGTCCGAAAACATCGTGTCCCGCGCCGTTCTTGAGGCGCAAGGCTCGATCATGACCAACAAATATGCCGAGGGCTATCCCGGCAAGCGCTATTATGGCGGCTGCCAGTTCGTCGACATTGCCGAGGAACTGGCCATCGAACGCGCGAAGAAGCTGTTCGACTGCAAGTTCGCCAATGTGCAGCCCAATTCCGGCAGCCAGATGAACCAGGCCGTGTTCCTCGCCTTGCTTCAGCCGGGCGACACTTTCATGGGGCTCGACCTCAATTCGGGCGGCCACCTGACGCATGGCTCGCCGGTCAACATGTCGGGCAAGTGGTTCAAGGTCGTCTCCTACGGCGTGCGGCGCGACGACCACCTGCTCGACATGGACGAGATCGAACGCCTCGCCCATGAGCACAAGCCGAAGCTGATCCTTGCCGGCGGCACAGCCTATTCCCGAATCTGGGACTGGAAGCGCTTTCGCGAGATCGCCGATGCGGTCGGCGCTTGGCTGATGGTCGACATGGCGCATATCGCGGGGCTGGTCGCGGGCGGCCAGCATCCGTCGCCGCTGCCCCATGCCCATGTCGTCACCACCACCACCCATAAATCGCTGCGCGGGCCGCGCGGCGGCATGGTGCTGACCAATGACGAGGACATCGCCAAGAAGATCAATTCCGCCGTGTTCCCGGGATTGCAGGGCGGCCCGCTGATGCATGTCATCGCCGCCAAGGCGGTCGCCTTCGGCGAGGCGCTGAAGCCCGAATTCAAGGTCTATGCGAAGGACGTCGTCGCCAATGCCAAGGCGCTCGCCTCCTCGCTTCAGGAGACGGGGCTGGACATCGTGTCCGGCGGCACGGACAACCATCTCATGCTGGTCGACCTGCGTCCGAAGAACGCCACCGGCAAACGCGCCGAAGCTGCCCTTGGCCGCGCCAATGTCACCTGCAACAAGAACGGCATCCCCTTCGATCCCGAAAAGCCCTTCGTGACCTCCGGTGTTCGCCTCGGCACGCCTGCGGGTACCACGCGTGGCTTCGGACAGGCGGAGTTCCGCGAGATTGGCAAACTGATCGCCGAAGTGCTCGACGGTCTCAAGGCGGCCAATTCGGACGAGGGCAACGCCTCGGTCGAGGCGGTTGTGAAGGCGAAGGTCGAGAAGCTGACGGAGCGTTTTCCGCTCTATCCCTATCTCGGCTGACCTTCGCGCAAAATGGACCTTTTATGCGCGTATTCTTGGCGAATACGCGCATTTTGCGCGAGAAACCACAATCTGTGGTTGCAAATTCGCGAACGCTTTGCGTTTCCGGCAATTTACACTAAGTGATTGCGCAGAGATTCCCCGGAAGGTTTCGGATGCGCTGTCCCTACTGCCAATCGGAAGATACCCAGGTCAAGGATTCCCGTCCCGCTGAGGATGGCTCGGCCATTCGTCGGCGTCGCGTCTGCCCGGATTGCGGCGGACGGTTCACCACCTTCGAACGAGTGCAGTTGCGCGACCTGACCGTGGTCAAAAAGTCTGGTCGCAAGGTTCCGTTCGACCGCGATAAGTTATTGCGTTCGTTGCAGATTGCGGTTCGCAAGCGCAACGTCGACCCGGACCGCGTGGACCGTGCGGTGACCGGAATGGTGCGGCAGTTGGAAAGCTCCGGCGAGAGCGAAATCGCCTCCGAGGAGATCGGACGGCTGGTCATGGAAGCGCTGAAATCGCTGGACGAGGTGGCCTATGTGCGCTTTGCCTCCGTCTACCGGAATTTCAGGGAAGCCAAGGATTTCCACGATGTTCTGGGCGAATTGCGCGGCGATGAGGAACCGGAGTGAGCACTTCGTCCGATGCCGAATCCGACCGCAGATTCATGGCGGCGGCAATCCGGTTTTCCCGCCGCCATCTTGGTTTGACCGGCACGAATCCGTCGGTCGGAACGCTCATCGTCCGCGACGGCGTGATTGTCGGGCGCGGGGTGACGGCGATTGGCGGAAGGCCGCATGCCGAGCCGCAAGCCATTGAAGAAGCAGGCGAATTGGTGCGTGGCGCAACGGCCTACGTGACGCTCGAACCCTGTGCCCATCATGGTCGCACGCCACCTTGCGCCAACGCCCTTGTCGCGGCGGGCATAAAGCGCGTGGTTGGCGCGGCGAGCGATCCCGACGACCGCGTGTCGGGCAAAGGCTATGCAATCCTGCGCGACGCCGGCATTGCCGTGACCGAGCACGTGCTTGCCGACGAGGCTGCCGACCTGATGTCCGGCTATCTCATTCGGTCTGTTGAGAAAAGGCCGGAAGTCATTCTGAAGATTGCGATTTCTTCGGATGGCTATATCGGCAGGAAAGGGGCCGGGCAGGTTGCGATTACCGGGGCTGTGTCGCGGGCGCAGGTCCATCTGATGCGGGCCGAATGCGATGCGGTTCTGGTCGGG
Protein-coding sequences here:
- a CDS encoding enoyl-CoA hydratase/isomerase family protein; the protein is MAMEARGADFGGGEDVRFEHLGAAGIITLTRPNALNALNHRMVKAISAALGAWERNANVALVVIKGEGRAFSAGGDLMAIYNGRANPPVEFFADEYRLNVQIEKFRKPYIALIDGIVMGGGVGLSFHGSHRVMTENAQFAMPEVGIGFFPDVGGSHLLPDLADNFGMYLGLTGTRIKWGDALWSGLATHPVKSEHLGALLEMLARNGEAEGVLRNFFTMPPRETPREIWEKIDGWFGEPTLDAIFAALEKNAGDAEADKILATLRTKSPTSLRVTFQEIARGLSHSMEECMRMEFRIVNRMLAGHDFYEGIRAAIVDKGATPVWDPASIKQVSQADADAYFAPLPGGDLTF
- a CDS encoding DUF6163 family protein — encoded protein: MNAFSTRRARIEPSSAELAFVWFQRVIAGYCLLFGVLYWIRLIGYHPGMLWRFDLMPIYWQVASVCLACFFPFAAIGLWMTASWGAAVWFICAVAETAMYVVYPHIFGYRLPIVGAHVAAISIYAILWYLVYRGRKAAQDE
- a CDS encoding MarR family winged helix-turn-helix transcriptional regulator, producing MINSRPAATPAPASGDRREAIRTLYMESLQLVERLHRRLLDVIKDEFERNGRSDINAIQALLLFNIGNAELTAGELRSRGYYLGSNVSYNLKKLVDLGFINHQRSRIDRRSVRISLTPKGQDIAEVVGKLYERHIGSIEQVGGINQDEFKQMNRALQRLDRFWNDTIAYRM
- a CDS encoding L,D-transpeptidase family protein produces the protein MNKSRRFFLAGTGALALSAIARGAMAQEQDFLLDVLASPRRGNWDDTFDAQVSASGQQTKISTTLPIFSPQTIAYTQQAINDYRNLAAQGGWPQVPSTKKLQIGVTDPDVQALRQRLIASGDLAREAGVSSAFDTYVDAALKRFQKRHGLPADGVTGKYTFAALNISAQVRLGQLETNLVRLQSTPDLGHRYVLVNIPAAQVEAVENGRVVLRHTAIVGKIDRQTPVVNSKINEIIINPYWNAPESIIRKDIIPLMRKNPNYLTDNNIHIIGPDGQEIPPESIDWNTEEAARYRMRQDPGKINAMASVKINFPSPDGVYMHDTPTQSLFNKLMRFDSSGCVRVQNVRDLVTWILKNTPGWNRQQIEAAIKAGENNPISVADPVPVHFLYVSAWSTGPGVVQFRDDIYGRDGVDELQITSAL
- a CDS encoding D-alanine--D-alanine ligase, giving the protein MTDISGRLRIGVLFGGRSAEHDVSVLSATNVMKALSPARYEAVPIYVARDGRWLLSAFENGVLAKPLDGKRLALLPGGQGQGIVLAEDGATALFPKIDILFPVLHGLHGEDGAVQGLAEVCGVPLAGCGILGSANALDKDIAKRLMKEAGIPSAEAVTIHPGHAPAFEELRQALGLPVFIKPARQGSSVGVSKVSTAAEYDAALAEGFRHDNKLLAEAFIQGREIECAVLEDEDGALFVSRTGEIVPAQSHGFYTYDAKYIDEDGAALKVPAELPQEVEDKVRALALRAFRALGCDGMARADFFVTPDMRILVNELNTIPGFTDISMYSKVMGASGVGYAEIIDRLVAHGLARAGRKL
- a CDS encoding Na+/H+ antiporter, whose amino-acid sequence is MPTVTLILLLLLMVALSGVIVRFIPVPLPIVQILLGVVLAIPARGLQVELNPEIFMLVFIPPLLFLDGHLAPKREFREFLGPILSLAFGLSLFTTIVFGYALNWLIPVVPLPVAFALAAVLSPTDPVAVGSIIDKDGFPGRVRHVLEGESLLNDATGLVIFRFAVAAALTGQFSFTDTAASFVAVVAGGVFCGVATFWATAFLLGLITKAGDVRPQVQVVLLLLLPFAAYLLAEFLDASGILAAVSAGLSFSAAGFLALQRMPISLPLTAPARMQNAALNELVSFVFNGAIFIVLGLQLPEIVRRTPPELSIYGSSPEPILAVIILTLILLLIRYLWIDSISSLRGLVHRRRGTKYEHLTLVGKIIMALAGVRGAITLAGILSLPLSLPDGSPFPARDVAIYIAAGVIICSLVIASLTLPVLARKMPLESGDVAANEERLARVTAAEAAIRTIEELAGKPTDDASEVEARRAVASQLISLYRQRIIAVQGDTPSASETSPILSEMREAALAAERIALLQLTRDEKINDTTMRQVMAEVTMQQALHQDNGRRKR
- a CDS encoding serine hydroxymethyltransferase — its product is MAQAGTISNADTFFTAPLEEIDPEIFGAIRKELGRQRHEIELIASENIVSRAVLEAQGSIMTNKYAEGYPGKRYYGGCQFVDIAEELAIERAKKLFDCKFANVQPNSGSQMNQAVFLALLQPGDTFMGLDLNSGGHLTHGSPVNMSGKWFKVVSYGVRRDDHLLDMDEIERLAHEHKPKLILAGGTAYSRIWDWKRFREIADAVGAWLMVDMAHIAGLVAGGQHPSPLPHAHVVTTTTHKSLRGPRGGMVLTNDEDIAKKINSAVFPGLQGGPLMHVIAAKAVAFGEALKPEFKVYAKDVVANAKALASSLQETGLDIVSGGTDNHLMLVDLRPKNATGKRAEAALGRANVTCNKNGIPFDPEKPFVTSGVRLGTPAGTTRGFGQAEFREIGKLIAEVLDGLKAANSDEGNASVEAVVKAKVEKLTERFPLYPYLG
- the nrdR gene encoding transcriptional regulator NrdR codes for the protein MRCPYCQSEDTQVKDSRPAEDGSAIRRRRVCPDCGGRFTTFERVQLRDLTVVKKSGRKVPFDRDKLLRSLQIAVRKRNVDPDRVDRAVTGMVRQLESSGESEIASEEIGRLVMEALKSLDEVAYVRFASVYRNFREAKDFHDVLGELRGDEEPE
- the ribD gene encoding bifunctional diaminohydroxyphosphoribosylaminopyrimidine deaminase/5-amino-6-(5-phosphoribosylamino)uracil reductase RibD → MAAAIRFSRRHLGLTGTNPSVGTLIVRDGVIVGRGVTAIGGRPHAEPQAIEEAGELVRGATAYVTLEPCAHHGRTPPCANALVAAGIKRVVGAASDPDDRVSGKGYAILRDAGIAVTEHVLADEAADLMSGYLIRSVEKRPEVILKIAISSDGYIGRKGAGQVAITGAVSRAQVHLMRAECDAVLVGIGTAMADDPELTVRLPGLEKRSPARIVIDPLLRLPLASKLVESGGKVPVFVTPSSECEPEKRESLAARGVGFFASEMHEGRIALPELLEDIAARGMSRILVEGGGETARAFLADGVVDRIVLFRGPVKIGDGGIASPIDETTIPDGFVLSREERFGEDICREWTRTS